Proteins from one Oncorhynchus clarkii lewisi isolate Uvic-CL-2024 unplaced genomic scaffold, UVic_Ocla_1.0 unplaced_contig_4810_pilon_pilon, whole genome shotgun sequence genomic window:
- the LOC139403925 gene encoding hatching enzyme 1.2-like: MEQSPSLTLLLVLLLLGLSQANPLMEDGSGPEILTDNPEAVDITERILTTNNGSSQFLLEGDMVAPTTRNAMICYSAGCFWKKGSNGLVEVPYTVSSSFSSSDKQGIENALLAFTSKTCIRFVPWQNQVDFISYEPRDGCWSPLGRVGGQQTVSLQMDGCVYFGIIQHETLHALGFQHEQTRSDRDQYVTINWSNIDSNNAYNFDRSNTNNLNTPYDYSSVMHYGKTAFSVNGMDTITPIPNPNVPIGQRQGLSTTDILRINRLYGC; encoded by the exons ATGGAGCAAAGCCCCTCTCTCACcctgctgctggtgctgctgctgctgggcctCTCTCAGGCCAACCCTCTCATGGAGGATGGAAGTGGACCAGAGATCCTAACAGACAACCCTGAGGCTGTAGACATCACTGAGAGAATTCTGACCACTAATAACGGCTCCAGTCAGTTCCTGTTGGAGGGGGACATGGTGGCACCAACAACCAGAAACGCCATGATTTGCTATAG TGCAGGGTGCTTCTGGAAAAAAGGCTCCAACGGATTGGTTGAAGTGCCCTACACAGTGAGCAGTAGCTTCAGTTCCTCTGACAAGCAGGGCATTGAAAACGCCCTACTGGCCTTCACTTCCAAGACCTGCATTCGCTTCGTGCCTTGGCAGAATCAGGTTGACTTCATCAGCTACGAGCCCAGAGACGGGTGCTGGTCCCCTCTTGGGAGAGTGGGAGGCCAACAGACGGTCTCTCTCCAAATGGACGGGTGTGTTTACTTCGGCATCATTCAGCACGAGACTCTCCACGCTCTGGGTTTCCAGCACGAACAAACCAGGAGCGACCGTGACCAGTACGTCACGATCAACTGGAGTAACATCGACTCTAACAATGCCTACAACTTTGATAGATCAAACACCAACAACCTGAACACTCCCTATGACTACAGCTCTGTCATGCACTATGGAAAAACAGCCTTCTCTGTCAACGGGATGGACACCATCACCCCCATCCCCAACCCCAACGTGCCCATCGGCCAGAGACAGGGGTTGTCCACCACGGACATCCTGAGGATCAACAGACTCTACGGCTGCTGA